A single region of the Amphiprion ocellaris isolate individual 3 ecotype Okinawa chromosome 4, ASM2253959v1, whole genome shotgun sequence genome encodes:
- the txndc11 gene encoding thioredoxin domain-containing protein 11, translating into MLRRVRQSLRQVLFLMARRPDLLCGAIVLGVLLVLAVKFTCSRAKNVVVPARPPVRFFAADAPVVDLYLGQLDQVERLRSVAEVSLIFFYAPWCAHSMAARQEVQQVAKKLAKQVQFVAVNCWWSQGKCRRLNRFYQYPVIHLFYRRFGPIEYKGPFVAPYVESFILRVITPLTYLPSRAQLEEFLSYHESRVVGFFQFHSSPQPPGYMTYLSSALQALKRDFRGVVRFGVVTNKQVAEAISLREDETVYLHRRFNSSLIFPRRERNFTSEAICSWVFEHHETILQWLQPPGTKSRLLEQELTKGPALLLFLPHNPLGSKPSSLLQQVADIAVRYHSCDNSKHWTLDGFTSRSLCCQSVALPESSTSVCEVCLSSSRPSLAASSVRCSFPSTSQGRDVLQNYLRHCCLHQLLPPISIDTATSMGCSNFLNSYSPFSQYSACCRKIEPQLNESQAKEEPEMQRVPLTPPSTPIPLSAASEQEGDGITGLWCQTNRTLRFYVLDVALNWPLAVRLGASGTTNASLHQDAHPQGDGSFAAIVNLKDEVHYVLHRSPAATLTESLEAFIRNFSAPYSVLQRHLVGDEDRRGAEQEAKRPAEHQHSPPGLLITELTTSTFLPSVMDIHKDVLLFYYTQWCGFCSVLNHIIIQLARLLQGNSTITVARVNVARNDLPWEFMVDHVPSVLLFPKYRKHLSVKFPDDLPITLPNLLRFILQHSGSLHYTDKPSVEAESPGLSAVLRAEFLTLQREVQALHRARELLSQQLSQLWRDNRQLTFDARSLEAENAELQRERRSLEEQHREKSRQLEEAVGRLQELADASENLLNENTLLRVLLRALKDRTEAREQAEVERKEAELKRSHMAS; encoded by the exons ATGCTGCGCCGGGTGCGGCAGTCTCTCCGGCAGGTGCTGTTTCTGATGGCCCGGAGACCGGACCTTCTCTGCGGAGCTATCGTGCTCGGCGTCCTGCTCGTACTGGCTGTCAAGTTCACATGCAG cCGTGCTAAGAATGTGGTGGTACCAGCTCGGCCTCCGGTGCGGTTCTTCGCTGCTGATGCCCCAGTAGTGGACCTTTACTTGGGTCAGCTGGACCAG GTGGAGCGTCTCAGGAGTGTGGCCGAAGTGTCTCTTATTTTCTTCTATGCACCGTGGTGTGCTCACTCTATGGCTGCCCGGCAAGAAGTGCAACAGGTGGCTAAGAAGCTGGCCAAACAG gtgcAGTTTGTGGCTGTTAACTGCTGGTGGAGTCAGGGGAAATGCAGGAGGTTAAACCGCTTCTATCAGTACCCCGTCATCCATCTGTTTTATAGGAG gtttggACCAATAGAGTACAAAGGTCCATTTGTGGCTCCATATGTGGAAAGTTTCATCCTCAGAGTCATCACACCACTGACTTACCTCCCATCAAGAGCACAGCTTGAGGAGTTCCTCTCTTATCACGAG TCTCGAGTGGTGGGCTTCTTCCAGTTTCACTCTTCTCCTCAGCCTCCTGGGTACATGACATATCTGTCCTCTGCCCTGCAGGCCCTTAAAAGGG ATTTCCGTGGTGTTGTGCGTTTTGGGGTTGTGACCAACAAGCAGGTGGCAGAGGCCATCTCACTAAGAGAAGATGAAACCGTTTACCTCCACAGAAGATTTAATTCTTCTTTG ATTTTCCCTAGAAGAGAACGTAACTTCACATCAGAGGCCATCTGTAGTTGGGTGTTTGAACACCATGAGACCATCCTCCAGTGGCTGCAGCCTCCAGGAACAAAGTCTCGCCTGCTGGAACAGGAGCTGACTAAAGGCCCTGCACTGCTGCTATTCCTGCCACACAATCCGCTGGGCTCCAAGCCGAGTTCTCTACTACAGCAG gttGCAGACATTGCTGTGCGTTATCATTCCTGTGACAACAGTAAGCACTGGACCTTGGATGGTTTCACTTCCCGCTCACTGTGCTGCCAGTCAGTTGCTCTCCCGGAGTCGAGCACAAGTGTGTGTGAGGTGTGCCTCAGCTCATCACGGCCGAGCCTCGCCGCCTCGTCTGTTCGCTGCTCGTTCCCTTCCACGTCTCAGGGCAGAGACGTGTTGCAGAATTATCTCAGACACTGCTGCCTCCACCAACTACTTCCCCCCATCTCCATAGATACTGCAACCTCAATGGGCTGTAGCAATTTTCTGAACAGCTACAGCCCGTTTAGTCAATACAGTGCCTGCTGCAGAAAAATAGAACCTCAACTCAACGAATCACAAGCCAAAGAGGAGCCAGAAATGCAAAGAGTTCCCCTAACGCCTCCTTCTACTCCGATCCCTCTGTCTGCTGCCTCTGAGCAGGAGGGAGACGGCATCACAGGACTCTGGTGTCAGACCAACAGGACACTCAGGTTTTATGTGCTGGACGTTGCTCTGAACTGGCCTCTGGCTGTGAGGCTCGGAGCATCAGGAACCACAaatgcttctcttcaccaggaTGCTCATCCACAAGGTGATGGCTCATTTGCAGCTATTGTGAACCTGAAGGATGAGGTTCATTACGTTCTCCACCGCAGCCCAGCAGCCACGCTGACAGAGTCTCTGG AGGCCTTCATCAGGAACTTCAGTGCTCCATACAGCGTCTTGCAGAGACACTTGGTTGGAGACGAGGACAGGAGGGGAGCTGAGCAGGAGGCCAAGCGTCcagctgaacaccagcactCACCTCCAGGCCTCCTCATCACAGAACTGACCACCTCCACCTTCCTGCCGTCCGTCATGGACATCCACAAG GATGTGCTGCTGTTTTACTACACTCAGTGGTGTGGATTCTGCTCCGTTCTCAACCACATCATCATCCAGCTGGCCAGATTATTACAGGGAAACAGCACTATCACTGTGGCCAG GGTGAATGTTGCACGTAATGACCTTCCCTGGGAGTTCATGGTGGATCATGTTCCCTCAGTTCTTCTCTTTCCCAAATACAG AAAACATCTTAGCGTGAAGTTTCCTGACGACCTTCCCATCACGTTACCAAACCTCCTTCGCTTCATCCTGCAGCATTCCGGCTCGCTGCATTATACAGACAAACCATCTGTCGAGGCTGAGAGTCCAGGACTCAGCGCCGTCCTCCGTGCAGAGTTTCTGACCCTCCAGCGTGAAGTCCAAGCACTGCATCGCGCCCGTGAACTTCTCTCCCAACAGCTGTCGCAGCTCTGGCGCGACAATCGACAACTGACATTTGACGCTCGCAGCTTGGAAGCAGAGAACGCAGAGCTGCAGCGAGAGCGGCGGAGTTTAGAGGAGCAGCACCGGGAGAAAAGCCGGCAGCTCGAGGAGGCGGTGGGGCGGCTGCAGGAGCTGGCAGACGCTTCTGAAAACCTGCTGAATGAGAACACACTGCTCAGGGTCCTGCTGAGGGCGCTGAAGGACAGGACAGAGGCTAGAGAGCAAGCCGAGGTGGAGAGAAAAGAGGCAGAACTGAAAAGAAGCCATATGGCCTCCTGA